The following are from one region of the Mycetohabitans rhizoxinica HKI 454 genome:
- the pstA gene encoding phosphate ABC transporter permease PstA, translating into MSRPVCSRASDLVSPGSANADDAPRIRLQARRRRTNAIALALSLLAMAFGLVWLVWILFTTLRLGIDGLSLTLFTESTPPPNTDGGGLANAIVGSLELVTLATLFGTPIGILAGVYLAEYGQSNLLASTTRFINDILLSAPSIVVGLFVYALVVARMGHFSGWAGVVALALLQIPIVIRTTENMLKLVPNALREAAFALGTPKWKMVTSITLKASAAGITTGVLLALARIAGETAPLLFTALSNQFFSLNLNQPIANLPYTIFKFAMSPFPQWQSLAWAGVFLITLGVLGLNILARALFSK; encoded by the coding sequence GATGATGCGCCGCGTATCCGGTTGCAGGCGCGCCGCCGTCGCACCAACGCGATCGCGTTGGCCCTGTCGTTGCTGGCCATGGCCTTTGGTCTGGTGTGGTTAGTGTGGATCTTGTTCACGACGCTGCGCTTGGGCATCGATGGACTGTCGCTGACGCTGTTCACCGAATCGACGCCGCCACCGAACACGGACGGCGGCGGGCTGGCCAACGCGATTGTCGGCAGCCTTGAGTTGGTGACGTTGGCCACGCTGTTTGGCACGCCGATCGGTATTCTGGCCGGCGTCTATCTGGCCGAGTATGGTCAATCCAACCTGTTGGCTAGCACGACGCGTTTTATCAACGACATCTTGTTGTCCGCGCCGTCCATTGTCGTTGGCCTGTTCGTCTACGCGCTGGTGGTCGCTCGCATGGGGCACTTCAGTGGCTGGGCTGGTGTGGTGGCGCTTGCGCTGTTGCAGATTCCGATCGTGATCCGTACCACGGAAAACATGCTGAAGCTGGTGCCCAATGCGCTGCGCGAGGCGGCCTTCGCACTCGGCACGCCGAAGTGGAAAATGGTGACATCAATTACGTTGAAGGCGTCGGCGGCGGGCATTACGACGGGCGTGCTGCTGGCGCTCGCGCGTATCGCCGGCGAAACCGCCCCTTTGCTGTTCACCGCGCTATCGAATCAGTTCTTCAGCTTAAACCTGAATCAACCGATCGCAAACCTACCCTATACGATCTTCAAGTTTGCGATGAGTCCGTTCCCACAGTGGCAATCGCTCGCGTGGGCAGGCGTGTTTTTGATTACGCTGGGTGTGCTGGGCCTAAATATTTTGGCCCGCGCGTTGTTTTCAAAGTAA
- the pstB gene encoding phosphate ABC transporter ATP-binding protein PstB: MNMAERHLDPLRTGDSVPIPLGSAKSGARVLAPPKIEVKNLNFFYGKYHALKNINLSIPEKQVTAFIGPSGCGKSTLLRTFNKMFALYPEQRAEGEILIDGENLLATTRDISLLRARVGMVFQKPTPFPMSIYDNIAFGVRMFETLSRSEMDERVEWALTKAALWTEVKDKLQQSGYGLSGGQQQRLCIARGIAIRPEVLLLDEPCSALDPISTGRIEELIAELKDDYTVVIVTHNMQQAARCSDYTAYMYLGELIEFGDTEKIFIKPVRKETENYITGRFG, from the coding sequence ATGAACATGGCTGAGCGCCACCTCGACCCTTTGCGTACCGGCGACAGTGTGCCGATTCCGCTCGGTTCGGCCAAAAGCGGCGCCCGCGTGCTGGCGCCGCCGAAGATCGAGGTGAAGAACCTGAACTTCTTCTACGGTAAGTACCATGCGTTGAAGAACATCAATCTGAGCATTCCCGAGAAGCAGGTCACCGCATTCATCGGACCGTCCGGTTGCGGCAAATCCACGCTGCTGCGCACGTTCAACAAGATGTTCGCGTTGTATCCGGAGCAACGCGCCGAGGGCGAGATCCTGATCGACGGCGAGAACCTGCTCGCAACCACCCGCGACATCTCGCTGCTGCGCGCGCGGGTTGGCATGGTCTTCCAGAAACCGACGCCGTTTCCGATGTCGATCTACGACAACATCGCGTTTGGCGTGCGGATGTTCGAAACCTTGTCGCGCTCAGAAATGGATGAGCGCGTCGAATGGGCGCTGACCAAGGCCGCGCTATGGACCGAAGTGAAGGACAAGCTGCAGCAAAGCGGCTATGGGTTGTCCGGCGGCCAGCAGCAGCGGCTGTGCATCGCGCGTGGCATCGCGATCCGTCCCGAAGTGCTGCTGCTGGACGAGCCGTGCTCGGCGCTCGATCCGATCTCCACCGGCCGCATCGAAGAGTTGATTGCCGAGTTGAAGGACGACTATACGGTGGTCATCGTCACGCACAACATGCAGCAGGCGGCGCGCTGTTCGGACTACACTGCCTATATGTACCTGGGCGAGCTTATTGAATTCGGAGATACCGAGAAGATTTTCATCAAGCCGGTGCGCAAGGAAACAGAAAACTACATTACGGGTCGCTTCGGTTGA
- the phoU gene encoding phosphate signaling complex protein PhoU, whose product MSDKHLSSQFDADLNQVSSRVLEMGGLVESQIIKAMQALNHFDAEVADQVITDEARLNSMEVEIDEACSHIIARRQPAARDLRLLMAISKTITNLERAGDEAEKIAKRVKRIMEEGNARTVNIAEIRLAGDMATSILRRALDAFARLDTVAAAQIVRDDKAIDEAFRAFVRKLVTYMMEDARTISVGLDLLFVAKAIERIGDHAKNIAEFIIYIVKGTDVRHVPRDQLEREALS is encoded by the coding sequence ATGTCCGACAAGCATTTGTCTAGCCAGTTCGACGCGGACCTGAACCAGGTTTCGTCCAGGGTCCTCGAGATGGGGGGCTTGGTGGAGTCGCAGATCATCAAGGCGATGCAGGCGTTGAACCATTTTGACGCCGAGGTGGCCGACCAAGTGATCACTGACGAGGCGCGGCTCAACTCGATGGAAGTTGAGATCGACGAGGCGTGCAGTCATATCATCGCGCGGCGCCAGCCCGCGGCGCGTGATTTGCGGCTGCTGATGGCCATCTCGAAGACGATTACGAACCTGGAGCGCGCCGGCGACGAGGCTGAGAAGATCGCCAAGCGCGTGAAGCGCATCATGGAGGAGGGTAACGCGCGCACGGTGAACATCGCAGAAATCCGACTGGCCGGCGACATGGCGACGTCGATCCTGCGTCGCGCGCTGGACGCGTTTGCCCGGCTGGACACGGTCGCCGCCGCGCAGATCGTGCGCGATGACAAGGCGATCGATGAGGCATTCCGGGCGTTCGTGCGCAAGCTCGTGACCTACATGATGGAAGATGCGCGCACGATCTCGGTCGGGCTGGATCTGCTGTTCGTCGCGAAGGCGATTGAGCGCATCGGTGACCACGCAAAGAACATCGCTGAGTTCATCATTTACATCGTTAAAGGCACGGACGTGCGGCATGTGCCGCGCGACCAACTCGAGCGTGAGGCGCTGTCGTAG
- the phoB gene encoding phosphate regulon transcriptional regulator PhoB, with the protein MPSSILVIEDEPAISELIAVNLQHAGHCPIRAYNAEQAQRLISDVLPDLVLLDWMLPGKSGVAFARELRSNERTKHIPIIMLTARGEEQDKVLGLEIGADDYVTKPFSPKELMARIKAVLRRRAPQLTEDSVSINGLRLDPATHRVAASRNGEQTQLDLGPTEFRLLHFFMTHPERVHSRTQLLDQVWGDHVFVEERTVDVHIKRLRAALKPAGCDAMIETVRGSGYRLAKTA; encoded by the coding sequence ATGCCCAGCAGCATTCTCGTGATCGAGGACGAGCCCGCGATTTCCGAGTTGATTGCGGTGAACCTACAGCACGCGGGACACTGTCCGATTCGCGCGTACAACGCCGAGCAGGCGCAGCGCCTGATCAGCGATGTCTTGCCGGACCTGGTGTTGCTCGATTGGATGCTGCCCGGCAAGTCGGGCGTCGCATTCGCACGCGAGTTGCGTAGCAACGAGCGCACCAAGCACATCCCGATCATCATGCTGACCGCGCGGGGCGAGGAGCAGGACAAGGTGCTCGGGTTGGAGATCGGCGCCGATGACTACGTGACCAAGCCGTTTTCGCCCAAGGAGTTGATGGCGCGTATCAAGGCGGTGCTGCGACGCCGCGCGCCGCAGCTCACCGAGGATAGCGTGTCGATCAACGGCCTGCGACTGGACCCGGCGACGCATCGCGTCGCGGCGAGCCGCAACGGCGAGCAAACCCAGCTCGATCTTGGGCCGACCGAGTTCCGCCTGTTGCATTTCTTCATGACGCATCCGGAACGCGTGCACAGCCGCACGCAACTGCTCGACCAAGTATGGGGCGACCACGTATTCGTCGAAGAGCGCACGGTGGACGTGCACATCAAGCGGCTGCGTGCCGCGCTCAAGCCGGCCGGCTGCGATGCTATGATTGAGACAGTGCGCGGTAGCGGCTACCGGTTGGCCAAGACAGCCTAA
- the phoR gene encoding phosphate regulon sensor histidine kinase PhoR, producing the protein MNIIWARALVSLVLLGCIATAIAFAVNVDAALSFALLALLAQSLFNTYHTQRLWRLLDAPVYGEVPSAPGLWGEIYYRLHRLAKRWHAQVRQVEQQHTRFIQGIQASPNGVMMLDDHNRIEWCNAIGEQHFGLDVKRDLCQHVTHLVRQPDFVRYLNSQQYDEALTMRGMGASRQHILSVQVFPYGDNRKLILTQDITELECTDAMRRDFVANVSHELKTPLTVLSGFLETMRELPIAELDRRRYLDIMAQQAARMQTIVNDLLVLANLEGDIKPPAEQPIDMRAVLQHLRNEASGLSGGRHHIKFEADDDLNVVGTESEILSALGNLVSNAIRYTPDGGAIQVTWRAERDGAVLSVADTGLGIPAEHIPRLTERFYRVERSRSRDTGGTGLGLAIVKHVLQRHDADLHIASEEGKGSTFSVRFPPSRVTHGRSGAA; encoded by the coding sequence ATGAATATCATTTGGGCGCGCGCGCTCGTGTCGCTAGTCTTGCTGGGCTGTATCGCCACGGCAATCGCCTTCGCGGTCAATGTGGATGCGGCGCTGTCGTTCGCGTTGCTCGCACTGCTCGCGCAGTCGCTTTTCAACACCTACCATACGCAGCGCCTGTGGCGGCTGCTTGATGCGCCGGTCTACGGGGAAGTGCCGAGCGCGCCGGGGTTGTGGGGCGAGATCTACTACCGCTTACATCGGCTCGCCAAGCGGTGGCACGCGCAGGTGCGGCAGGTGGAGCAGCAGCATACGCGGTTTATCCAGGGCATCCAAGCTTCCCCCAACGGCGTGATGATGCTCGACGACCACAACCGGATCGAGTGGTGCAATGCCATCGGTGAGCAGCACTTCGGGCTCGACGTGAAACGCGATTTGTGCCAGCACGTCACCCACCTGGTGCGCCAGCCCGATTTCGTGCGTTATCTGAACAGCCAGCAGTACGACGAGGCGCTGACGATGCGTGGCATGGGCGCAAGCCGACAGCATATCCTGTCGGTGCAGGTTTTTCCGTATGGTGACAACCGCAAGCTGATCCTCACCCAGGATATTACCGAGTTGGAGTGCACCGATGCGATGCGGCGCGACTTCGTCGCCAACGTGTCGCATGAATTGAAGACGCCGTTGACCGTGCTGTCTGGCTTTCTCGAGACAATGCGTGAACTGCCGATTGCGGAATTGGACCGGCGCCGATACCTGGATATCATGGCACAGCAGGCGGCAAGGATGCAGACGATCGTCAACGACCTGTTGGTGCTCGCCAACCTGGAGGGTGACATCAAGCCGCCGGCCGAACAGCCAATCGACATGCGTGCGGTGCTGCAGCATCTGCGTAATGAAGCGTCGGGATTGTCCGGCGGGCGGCACCACATCAAGTTCGAGGCCGACGACGATCTCAACGTGGTGGGGACGGAAAGCGAAATTCTCAGTGCGCTTGGCAACTTGGTCAGCAATGCGATCCGCTATACCCCGGATGGTGGGGCAATTCAGGTCACGTGGCGTGCCGAGCGTGACGGCGCCGTGCTCAGCGTCGCCGACACGGGGCTGGGCATTCCGGCCGAGCATATCCCGCGGCTGACCGAGCGCTTCTATCGCGTCGAGCGCAGCCGCTCGCGCGACACCGGCGGCACCGGGCTCGGGCTGGCGATTGTCAAGCACGTGCTGCAACGCCACGATGCGGACTTACACATTGCCAGTGAGGAAGGCAAGGGCAGCACGTTCTCAGTCCGCTTCCCGCCGTCGCGGGTGACGCACGGGCGCAGTGGGGCGGCCTGA
- the ppx gene encoding exopolyphosphatase — protein MHKTPHLLAAVDLGSNSFRLIIARVEKTFAGTQIDPVDALREPVRLAAGLTRDKFLDQPAQSRGWDALKRFGERLRDFHPDHVRAVATNTLRVAKNADEFLDEAERALGFPIEVIAGREEARLIYAGAAHSMPASNGKRLVFDIGGGSTEFIIGDEYDPLMMESLYIGCVTHSRQFFPSGNVDDYAMRQAELAAKREIQVISSLYKRTGWDQAVGSSGTARAIAELVEANQFNDAGVTHGITRGALERLKRALIKAENVNRLKLAALKADRVPVLAGGLSIMLAVFEELGIDYVDTTDGALRLGVLYDLLGRSQHQDMRAVTVEGFSRRYGVDRAQAERIAALATGFYNQLNETDPQRRTQGALLLGWAAMLHEIGLSISHSAYHKHSAYIATHADMPGFSRTDQARLAALVLGHAGKLGKLTQTRDLDWRLLFCLRLAVLLCRRRIDVATPMLAVREHDGGFEVRLSHSWVDDNPLTEYSLVQEAAEWEKIGRHYRVVYVD, from the coding sequence ATGCACAAGACCCCGCACCTGCTCGCTGCCGTTGACCTAGGCTCCAACAGCTTCCGGCTTATCATCGCACGCGTGGAGAAAACTTTCGCCGGCACGCAGATTGACCCAGTGGACGCGTTGCGCGAGCCCGTGCGGCTCGCTGCTGGCCTCACGCGTGACAAGTTCCTTGACCAGCCAGCGCAGTCACGCGGCTGGGACGCGCTCAAGCGTTTTGGCGAGCGGCTGCGCGATTTTCATCCGGACCACGTGCGGGCGGTGGCCACCAACACGCTGCGGGTCGCAAAGAACGCCGACGAGTTCCTTGACGAGGCCGAGCGCGCACTGGGCTTTCCGATCGAGGTCATCGCCGGGCGCGAGGAAGCACGCCTAATTTATGCGGGCGCCGCGCATTCGATGCCGGCGAGCAACGGCAAACGGCTGGTGTTCGATATCGGTGGAGGTTCGACCGAGTTCATCATTGGCGACGAATATGACCCGCTGATGATGGAGAGCCTGTACATCGGTTGTGTGACGCACAGTCGACAGTTCTTCCCGAGCGGTAATGTTGACGACTACGCGATGCGTCAGGCAGAGCTGGCCGCCAAGCGCGAGATCCAAGTCATCTCCAGCCTGTATAAGCGGACCGGCTGGGACCAGGCGGTCGGCTCGTCCGGCACTGCGCGGGCAATTGCGGAACTGGTCGAGGCCAATCAATTCAACGACGCCGGCGTGACGCACGGCATCACGCGTGGCGCACTGGAGCGCCTGAAGCGCGCGCTGATCAAGGCGGAAAACGTGAACCGGCTCAAGCTGGCCGCCCTCAAGGCCGACCGTGTGCCAGTGCTGGCCGGCGGCCTGTCGATCATGCTGGCGGTGTTTGAGGAATTGGGCATCGACTACGTGGATACGACCGATGGCGCGTTGCGGCTTGGTGTGCTGTACGACCTGCTGGGTCGCTCACAGCACCAGGACATGCGTGCGGTGACGGTGGAAGGCTTCTCGCGGCGCTATGGTGTCGATCGCGCGCAAGCCGAGCGCATCGCCGCGCTGGCAACCGGTTTTTACAATCAACTGAATGAAACCGATCCACAACGGCGCACGCAGGGAGCGCTGCTGCTCGGCTGGGCCGCGATGCTGCATGAAATCGGCCTGTCGATCTCGCACAGTGCCTACCATAAGCATTCGGCGTACATCGCGACTCATGCCGACATGCCCGGATTCTCGCGCACTGACCAGGCACGGCTGGCGGCGCTCGTGCTTGGCCACGCCGGCAAGCTGGGCAAGCTCACGCAGACACGGGACCTGGACTGGCGCCTGTTGTTCTGCTTGCGGCTGGCCGTGCTGCTGTGCCGTCGCCGGATCGACGTGGCGACCCCGATGCTGGCCGTGCGCGAGCATGATGGCGGCTTCGAGGTGCGCTTGTCGCACAGCTGGGTTGATGACAACCCGCTGACCGAGTACAGCCTGGTCCAGGAGGCGGCTGAGTGGGAAAAAATCGGCCGGCACTATCGGGTCGTCTACGTAGATTGA
- a CDS encoding acyl-CoA dehydrogenase family protein, giving the protein MLTRPSSCSSARIRQSVASSEIACIKFFPPLHQRILCDFDSAPHAKSEALSTHPGYHSGIYPGLLLWPMLCARHADMQTEITLGLQGVLRLGRXKDEGTAAAEITSIMKRNSCGKALDIARTARDMLGGNGISDEFGVARHLVNLEVVNTYEGTHDIHALILGRAQTGIQAFF; this is encoded by the coding sequence TTGCTGACGCGACCCTCCTCCTGCAGCAGCGCTAGAATCCGGCAATCGGTCGCATCGAGTGAAATTGCCTGCATAAAATTCTTCCCGCCCCTTCACCAAAGAATTTTATGCGATTTCGATTCGGCACCGCACGCCAAATCAGAAGCACTTTCGACACACCCCGGCTATCATTCGGGCATATACCCAGGTCTGCTCCTCTGGCCAATGCTTTGCGCTCGGCACGCCGACATGCAAACCGAGATCACACTGGGCCTGCAAGGCGTGCTGCGACTGGGACGRWTGAAGGATGAAGGCACCGCCGCGGCCGAGATCACGTCGATCATGAAGCGCAATTCATGCGGCAAGGCGCTCGACATTGCGCGCACCGCACGCGACATGCTCGGCGGCAACGGAATCTCGGACGAGTTCGGCGTGGCCCGACACTTGGTCAATCTGGAAGTCGTCAATACGTACGAGGGCACGCACGACATCCATGCACTGATCCTCGGACGGGCGCAAACGGGCATCCAGGCGTTTTTCTGA
- a CDS encoding Lrp/AsnC family transcriptional regulator, which produces MQAISLDATDCRILALLQEEGRVSNLELAERIALSPSACLRRMRLLEEQGVIERYRASLSREKLGFELEAFVQVSMRNDQSDWHEKFAAALRDWPEVVGAFVVTGESHYMLRVLSHNLKHFSDFIIDRLYKAPGVMDIRSNIVLKTLKDGAGVPVELLPRAR; this is translated from the coding sequence ATGCAGGCAATTTCACTCGATGCGACCGATTGCCGGATTCTAGCGCTGCTGCAGGAGGAGGGTCGCGTCAGCAATCTCGAATTGGCGGAGCGGATCGCGTTGTCGCCGTCTGCTTGTCTCAGGCGGATGCGGTTGCTCGAGGAGCAGGGCGTGATCGAGCGTTATCGTGCGTCGTTGTCCCGCGAGAAGCTAGGTTTCGAGCTAGAAGCCTTCGTGCAGGTGTCGATGCGCAACGATCAGTCGGACTGGCACGAGAAGTTCGCTGCCGCATTGCGCGATTGGCCTGAGGTGGTCGGCGCATTCGTCGTGACCGGGGAAAGCCACTACATGCTGCGCGTGCTGTCGCACAACCTGAAGCACTTTTCGGATTTCATCATCGATCGATTGTATAAGGCGCCGGGCGTCATGGATATTCGTTCGAACATCGTGCTGAAGACATTGAAGGACGGCGCTGGTGTCCCGGTTGAACTGCTGCCTCGCGCGCGTTGA
- a CDS encoding flavin reductase family protein, which translates to MTSAAYPNFDTAAFRLALGEFATGVTIITTRAESGQLIGITASSFNSVSLAPPLVLWSLAKRASSMTVFETNTHYVVNVLAASQLALCHRFATLKGDRFAGVAHAAGDTGMPILDGALAWFECHNRSRYDEGDHVIFVGEVERCGVAGDAREPLVFHRGGFHTVDPLG; encoded by the coding sequence ATGACGTCCGCCGCCTACCCCAATTTCGATACTGCTGCGTTTCGGCTCGCACTGGGCGAATTCGCCACCGGCGTGACCATCATCACGACGCGCGCCGAATCGGGACAATTGATCGGCATCACCGCCAGTTCGTTCAATTCCGTTTCGCTGGCGCCGCCGCTCGTGCTATGGAGCCTGGCGAAACGGGCAAGCTCGATGACCGTGTTTGAAACCAATACACATTATGTCGTCAATGTGCTCGCCGCGTCGCAGCTCGCGCTGTGCCACCGCTTCGCGACCCTGAAAGGCGACCGATTTGCCGGCGTAGCACACGCGGCCGGCGACACCGGCATGCCCATCCTGGATGGCGCCCTCGCATGGTTCGAGTGCCACAATCGCAGCCGCTACGACGAGGGCGATCACGTGATCTTCGTCGGCGAGGTCGAGCGCTGCGGCGTCGCCGGTGATGCGCGCGAACCGCTGGTGTTCCATCGCGGTGGCTTTCATACCGTCGATCCGCTCGGCTGA